The proteins below are encoded in one region of Streptomyces sp. NBC_00490:
- a CDS encoding Bug family tripartite tricarboxylate transporter substrate binding protein, whose amino-acid sequence MRTRRAALLGALATVSMIAVSACGATAEKEDSGSGGSKAATGLRLMVPNTPGSGYDVTARTVAQVMQDSEVASGVQVYNLPGAGGTVGLQRLVNEKGNGKLAMQMGLGVVGAAYTSKSKATLTDTTPLAKLIEEAGAIVVSKDSPYKTIDDLVTAWKKNPKKVAVGGGSSPGGPDHLLPMQLAKAVGIEPKDVNYVSYDGGGELLPAILGNKIAFGASGFGEFLDQIEAGQVRVLAVTSEEPIAAVEDAPTLKGSGIDLVFTNWRGFVAPPGITAAQKTSWIDALTTMHESKEWKAELTKRGWTDAFVTGDEFGTYLKDQDKSVAGLLAELGLA is encoded by the coding sequence ATGAGAACTCGCAGAGCCGCACTTCTCGGCGCTCTTGCCACCGTGTCGATGATCGCCGTGAGCGCCTGCGGTGCCACCGCGGAGAAGGAGGACTCGGGGAGCGGCGGGTCCAAGGCCGCCACCGGTCTGCGCCTGATGGTGCCCAACACCCCGGGCAGCGGGTACGACGTGACCGCCCGGACCGTCGCCCAGGTGATGCAGGATTCCGAGGTGGCCTCCGGGGTCCAGGTGTACAACCTGCCCGGCGCCGGCGGCACCGTGGGGCTCCAGCGCCTGGTCAACGAGAAGGGCAACGGCAAGCTGGCCATGCAGATGGGCCTGGGTGTCGTGGGAGCCGCGTACACCTCGAAGTCGAAGGCGACGCTCACCGACACCACCCCCCTCGCCAAGCTGATCGAGGAGGCCGGCGCGATCGTCGTGTCGAAGGACTCCCCGTACAAGACGATCGACGACCTCGTGACCGCCTGGAAGAAGAACCCCAAGAAGGTGGCCGTGGGCGGCGGTTCGTCGCCGGGCGGTCCCGACCATCTGCTGCCGATGCAGCTCGCGAAGGCGGTCGGCATCGAGCCGAAGGACGTCAACTACGTCTCGTACGACGGCGGCGGCGAGCTCCTGCCCGCGATCCTCGGCAACAAGATCGCCTTCGGTGCCAGCGGGTTCGGCGAGTTCCTCGACCAGATCGAGGCCGGGCAGGTGCGGGTCCTGGCGGTCACCAGCGAGGAGCCGATCGCGGCGGTCGAGGACGCGCCCACCCTCAAGGGTTCCGGGATCGACCTGGTCTTCACCAACTGGCGCGGCTTCGTGGCCCCTCCGGGGATCACCGCCGCACAGAAGACGTCCTGGATCGACGCCCTGACCACGATGCACGAGTCGAAGGAGTGGAAGGCCGAGCTGACCAAGCGCGGCTGGACCGACGCCTTCGTCACCGGTGACGAGTTCGGCACCTATCTGAAGGACCAGGACAAGTCCGTCGCCGGTCTGCTGGCAGAGCTCGGGCTGGCATGA